The DNA window TGCCACATTATATCTTAATTGTTCCATGAACCATGACCAACTGAAAATCGTCTCCTCATCAACTATGGCATAAGCAATTGGCAGAATCTTGTTGGTCGCATCTTGAGTGACTGCAACAAGGAGTTTGCCCTTATATTCGCCACGCAAATGAGTGCCATCAACACATATAACCGGCCTGCACATATGGAATGCTTCAATAGCCGGTCCAAAGGCCCAGAATACATACTTAAAAGTTTTAACTCGATCCGAACTATCCGAATGATGTGACCACTCCACCACGGTGTCTTGATTGGATTGCACCAGGGCATCGAGATACTGTGGTAGCTCGGCAAAATTCGCCTCCCAAGATCCAACCACAAGCTCAATTGCTTTACGTCTGGCATACCAGGCTTTTTTGTAAGACACATCAACCTTCAAATTTTCTTTAACGAAACTTAGTATGTTCTTGACCTTCAACCCAGGATTATCTTCAATGCTACGGAGTATGTGCCTTGAAATAACGGAAGCCGTCAGGCTTGTATTGTTATTTCTAATCATGTCGCCTAAGCAGTTATGGTCATTGACCCATTTTGTAATTTGCCACATTCCATGAGTCTTTTTCTTTACGGCTCTAACACACCAGTCGCATGGTGGATACGATGGCGCGGTTGAAGTGGAAGGAGTTCTTTTAATTGATGATTTGCATTTAGCAAACCACGTGTTACTCTTACTCTCAATAACCCTGAACTCCCTATTATGATTGATCGATCACATTCTAACTGTCCGGCTGAGCTGCTGCTTACTCTCAAACCTCATATAGAGACGTATATTATTATTCTCCTCACTGAATGTGACAATACGCTCCAATCCGTCCTCCTCTTCTATATCATCATCATCTATGCTCCTAAGATGGGAGAAAAATGCCATTCCTCTTGGAACATAGGCAGAGCTGCCAGTTGTGCTTTTACGTCTTATATCTCCGCATTCTGTGTTCGCAACCCGATACCCAACAAAGGGTTGTTGGGTATCGAGGTTGACTCTTAAAACCCCACCTTCATGCTCATCATCCGATTTACTACCAGACACATCTTGCGACTCCGACTCTTCAACCTCTTCCGCATCAACTTCCGGGTCATCTTCTTCCGGATCATTTTGTTGAGAGGCAAGGAGCCTATCATGCCCACTAGCATATACATCATCTTCAGCTGAACTGCGACAACCTTGGCCAGGGTTAGACTCCATCCCATGTGGAGAAATATTGCATGATGGCCTTGGATCTCCAAAATTTCGAATCGAATCCAGGCCATGAAAATATTCCTGGGCACCCATGGACCCTGATGTGAGCCTTGGTTCTAATGAATCCATAGATCGATCATCATGCATATAGTGAGATGCCGATGAAGTCTCTGGAACGACTGAATTAGAACCGAAGTTAAACTTTGTTGGATCCATGAATGCATGTACAAGCGACATCATTGGACCAACATTAACTATTGGTCCAGTGAATACGCTATTAACTACATGCATTTGAACGCTTTTTTCCTTCTCGATATAAATCTCCGTCATGTATGAAATTCTTTCGATCCAAAGATCGTACATTACATCAAGAGTTTCATCATCCACCACTGCGGAAACAGTATATTTGGAACTCTCCAACGATTGACGAAGAAACAATTTCAGCTTGAACATCCCTTTATCGACCCCAACATAGTGATAAATCCTGTCAACCAACTCCCCGTATCCAATTCTATGCCTCAAAGTGAATGTCCGGTTGGAAGTACGAGGCAAATAACAAACAAAGTCACCCTCGTAATGTATTTCTCCTCCCCAATATAGGTTTACCCGCAGAGGTCTTTCTACAGATATGTCTGCGAAATGAATCCCTATTTTGGGGACAATACATTAGAATTAGTAGTCCAAGAGTCCAAACAAAATGAAAGAGGGTGGACTCTAGGTCGAAATTGGCACTATTAAATAGACTAATTTCGATCCAgatgtttatgaaaaaattgaaaacaggTATGAAATATGCTATAAATGACGATATGATAGCCTAAAACTCCCAacgaaatttttagaaaatttggacagaGTCTCTCCTAAAAATagactaaaactccctgccaaccaaTCCACAAAATagactaaaactccctgccaaccaaTCCAAACAGGGTTTATATGAAGTTGTAATGACATTTGCCACACTACATATTATCAAGAGACCCTATAATTTtcaaagtacaagtataagaaaagTACGGGAAGTTATATATATTTGGGCTCCACATTCATTGACTACAAGTGGGCACTTGCCACCCAAATTTGGTCCATAACCCTTGCCCCCACATTGAGTATTACAGACTTTGTCTACTATGTGCTTatcattttagaaaattatttggTACATTAAAATAGTCAGAGATACTgtattattatcaatttaaaTTACACAAGACCTATTAAAGTACTAATTATTGAAATTATTATCATTTCAAATTATACAGGGCATATTAAAGTACTAATTATTGTAAATGGCTTTGATAACTACATTAGTGAAAAATAAGTACTTgtcaaatatatttatatacactTGTTAAAATACGACAATAGTGTCtaaatgtatataaaaaataattaaatggcATGCTAAGACTGTTAAAGCAACGAAAATGCATCCAAGACAACTTCAATGCTCGGCATCAATTTTTTGGTCACGCTAACATATATTGTAATTTtggcaaattttatttttccattttagttCAACGcccttatttttctaaaatcttctCTATGAATGCAACTCTAATGTACGATTTACCCATAGCTACGCTAGAGAAATTCGTTTCTCATTTGCATCTCATGTTTAATTCTCTTAATTAGAAcccattttctattttaaatggaacttgccccatttttttttttttttctgttttatctTTTTCAACACAAAAAAATAGACTTTTTTTTAAAACGTTATTTCAaggagaaatttctaaaattatgatgaattttaaaaaaaattctacaaaaaggGGCATTTTGAGTATGGGATTCCGTCCAAAGGGtcttcgcattcagcaaatgcgagctccgtgagttcgcatttgctgaatgcgaagtCTCCTTGAATTTTCGACCAacgaaatccaaaaaaaaaaacaaaaagataacCAGACCTCGCATCCATAAATGCGAGGTCACTGAGATGCGAGGTCAGTGAAAAGAAACAGAGCATAAGATCTGCTATGTCCGCGAACAGATTCGAGCTCGGATAATttacggatccgagctcggatacTTTCTGGAATCCCTCGGATCCAACAGGCTTCGGATCCGTCTCAACAGATGATCAAACGAGCCCTCGGATCTGAGTGAACAACTATGGATCCGAGGTCGTATCACCCCCTCAAAGGGTCCGAGGTCAGATCCGTCTGGGCTGAGtcggatccgacctcggatccgaCTTCTCTtgcactaattgcagaaactgcaaaTAAACTACAACAAATTGGAACTAGAAAAATTGCAACAATTCAAAAAATGTAACGTATATCCTTAAATCCAccacaaaaattgcaaaaataagcACAACCAACATCAAATTTAAACCCAAATTTCACAACAAATCTGAACTTGCCGTTGGattcaagtattcaagtattcattAAACTTAAAATGCTATAAGTGAGGCATTGCAAATGGAAAAGGCTCACCTTTATGCTGTTTGGCAGTCGCAATGGGAGGCAATGCTGGCAAATGTTGGGTCGGCAATGGGCTGTGGCTTCCGGCGGAGCAGAACAACAGAGATGGTGGCGCCGCTTCTCCTATTTTTGCCGTCTGGCATTTGGGCAGCACAGAATAGGACAAATGGTAGCCAGCTCCGGTCTTTGGATGCTTCGAATGTGCAGAACCCGGctctgttttctttgttttgctgttcGAATGCTCGATTTTCTTCGCAATGGCTGTTcgacagtttttttttttcaaaacgaGCCTCAGTCTTGTTTTTTGCTAGCTTGAGCCCGTGAATTGCTGGGTTTGGTAGTGAGTACTGAGCTCGCATTTCGCGAATGCGAGTTCAGtcagtgagctcgcattccgcgaATGCAAAGACCTCATTTCAGGAACACGAGCCAAAAATCGCCCCAGTTGTAGaatgccttttctttttcatcataaACTAAGAATTCACCCACATTTAACATGCAAAAGGAACCAATGCATTAATCTAGAGGAGTACCTGATGTAGCGGTTTGGATCGAAACCAAGGCAAGAGAACGCGTGAAAAAGAAACTGCTGGAATCGTTTCGTTGCGGCGTCGAACCGGCACCAGTGAAACCAAGCAGCGGTTTTTGGGGGCAAATTCGAAGACTTTATCAATGTTTTCTGCAAGCGATTTCTGAACGAAACTTTCTCCCCTTACTTCCTAGTTGGTGCAGAACTtgaaaatttcttgaaataatCAAAGACTGAAGAGATATTCGATCTGAAACATGGCTTATAATCAGcctttgttaaaaaaaaattgtagctttttactcttttctctctttcgaATCTCTCTTCCAACCCTCTCTTTTGATCTCTCTTCCATCCCTTGTTTCCAATTTCAATCACCATGATTTGGGGTAGCAAGAGAGGTGATTGAAATTGGAAACAAGGGATGGAAGAGAGATCAAAAGAGAGGGTTGGAAGAGAGATtcgaaagagagaaaagagtaaaaagctgcaatttttttttaacaaaggCTGATTATAAGCCATGTTTCAGATCGAATATCTCTTCAGTTTTTGattatttcaagaaattttcaAGTTCTGCACCAACTAAGAAGTAAGGGGAGAAGGTTTTGTTCAGAAATCGCTTGCAGAAAACATTGATAAAGTCTTCGAATTTGCCCCCAAAAACCGCTGCTTGGTTTCACTGGTGCCGGTTCGACGCCGCAACGAAACGATTCCAGCAGTTTCTTTTTCACGCGTTCTCTTGCCTTGGTTTCGATCCAAACAGCTACATCAGGTACTCCTCTAGATTAATGCATTGGTTCCTTTTGCATGTTAAATGTTAATTTCCAGTGGTCTTAATGTTTAGATTAAAGCTGTTAGTTTGATTGGAGTCAGTGGTCTCTTTGCTCAATTGATATATCGTATGCAGATTCCTTCCCAAGTTTCCTTCACTGCATCTCCGCTGCATTTTCATAGTTAGTAGTATTATTGGACCCGTTGAGCTTGGCTTTAAAAATGCAGACTTTGTTTGATGTTTGGGTGTTTGTTGccgtgaaaaatgaaaatgaaggtTTGCATGGGTTGAGCTGCAAAGTCTTAGCATAACTTTGTTGCagcaattttgataaaatttctgATCTTTTGGGTTGCTGAAGTTTCTGAAATGGCTTggatttcattttcactttgtTTGTTGTTTGATAACAATCCCGTGTATGGGCTTGCTGCGTTTTAAAACAGCAATCAGTGGTAACGCAGGCCTGCTGTTTTTTTTGGTGCTGTctccattttcttcctcctGTTCGATCAGTTGCTTAAGTAGCTATTTTCTTACATCTCTGTGGAGGATTGTTCAAGAGTTTGTTTGAGGGATTTTGGTTTGGTTAGCTTTAAGCAAGATTTTAGCTACTGTTTCCTTTTACAGAGCATGCGTGTGTGTTTGGGTAATTTATTGATGGGAAGATATCAGTGTCCGTTATCTGGTTCTGGATTTTGTTTCGAATGTTCAGCACATGATCATAACATTCCGTTGTGttgttatcttcttctccccttGCCCCGAGTCCTTGTGTCCAAGTTGAGTTTGATTGAAATAGCTGTCTTGTGCTTGAGAATGTGATCCGATAAGCTGCAATAATGAGTAATGAAAGTTGCAGCAGAATTGGGCGAAAttaaaaagaaggaaaactagcttcAGTTCTTGCCTTGAACTTTGGTTTGCATGCATGAAAATCTTCCCTTGTGTGTATGATAATTGATGAGAATCTGAAGTTGGTTTGTGGTTTGAGGAGTTGGTGAATTTATGTAGCACGAATTTGCTGAAGATTAGTAGAAGGTTTGCAGAAGATTGTTTGATTGTTCATCCGTAACTTTTGCATGCATGTTGCATGGAAAATGTTCCAATAATTGCATTTCAACCCTTTGGTTTTTGGTTAATGCCATAAAGGCCCAATTATGTTCTAATTTcttacaattaggtcctagagtaattgcaatttgaaccattacttgaccttttcattacttatggacctttgaagttcccaaaaatgttttaattGGACTCGAAtgattggttaatatttgcaattgggtccttggaaGTTcttctattttagaaatttgatcaataatttacCTTCTTcgaaattatgcattatttgattccatttaagttgcaattgggagggatttggtgattttgtttatattttactatttaattggtgtcttgacctttttattgttttgaagttAATATTTCCTTCATTTTATTACCATTTGCAAGGGATGTAacctctatcccttatttttactttatttgaccctatgtgcgcACTTATGTGACTTCATGagcttaattgcatgctttttgaatgtttttattcgctttatttgtttcaatttttttatttattttaatttaatttgtaattatttggggaaggcaattaaatgccacaattgtaatagttaggtatttctttcaattatttatttatttatttccccttttagattgtagtggGGCCTCCCCAagtgtaatagatagggcttatGTGCTTGTGTGTGCCTAcatgctatgtgtttaattgctttccctAGGCTTCTGCATttagataagcatgcttatgtgttacgtgctatgtgaaactatgtgctttgcatgtctatttgctttaGTATTATATCTGATTATATGCGCGTTACcttggctagtccaatgctagtcatggtctttcCCTCGaactcttacaagtccaatgcttgtgagagagcattagtaaagggctagtccaatgctagacccaatagggccgtccCCCTCACTAGTATCATATTTGCATgccttcactacattttcatttatctttccttttagtatttttcatttttgcatgCTCCCCTAACCTTTCCCTTACACATTTAAGGCTGCATTCTCATTTAGACTACCTCATTTGCTTGcataggttagggagtcacccTTTTGGTAAGGGGAACAGACGAGTatggctacacatagccttagcaagcttgttttctttctaaccaaaaggcaaatcaaaagtcacgatttagagtctccccgtacccgtttttgcttgcattcctctagagCTCATGCATTTTCTGAGGCACGTTATCATTTGCGCATTCTCACTCTTCACACTATCATTTTACCCACTATCACTGCACACACTCTCTCACCATCTTATCACTTTGCACACTATCACTCTAtccactttatcattttgcacaCTGTCACTTCACTTTACATTCTctcacatttgcacacatgcactttcaTATACTCATTTGCACCCTTGCACTTTACACAcccattttcacacttgcactttgcACATTTGCACCTGGCACTTGTTTTTACACTCAAAGACATTTTTGCACACTCATTTTTCCTCATTATTACTCGAGCATTCACTTGCatttattcgtgacttctttgAGGGTTCACCATTGGctatcacaattcatgtgattaGGACCAATTGAGCCTCAAAAGAGACATTTTGCCCCATTCGAACCAATCATTAgatttaggtttgcattcatgttaGACACATCCAAATGCAATACATCTTTTGGGTAAAGATTAGAAAAATTAtcactaaatcacgcaactaactTAGGCTAGGGtaaaagggtgccttagacttcgtctttgccttcccttttatCAACCGTGACCCCCGAACTCATCTCTTTGATTTTCGTAAACTAGGAgtcatctaaaaaggttttacttcattttttcaaaaactactttttgggtgacttggtacaccccaactcAATActaagtggcgactcctaccTTTCTGtttaaaaacctttttagattattattttggccaaaccgtcaCATTTAAAAGTCTTATGGCCTTTCCCTTTATTTCTCACAGTCACACACTTCACGTATTTCACGCATACTACACATTATAATTTCAAACagctttttttttcaaaaaatggggcgcgacaagaaGTATCATCGACGCTGCAAGTGGAGGTGCTTTAGTTAACA is part of the Coffea eugenioides isolate CCC68of chromosome 6, Ceug_1.0, whole genome shotgun sequence genome and encodes:
- the LOC113774212 gene encoding uncharacterized protein LOC113774212, which encodes MWQITKWVNDHNCLGDMIRNNNTSLTASVISRHILRSIEDNPGLKVKNILSFVKENLKVDVSYKKAWYARRKAIELVVGSWEANFAELPQYLDALVQSNQDTVVEWSHHSDSSDRVKTFKYVFWAFGPAIEAFHMCRPVICVDGTHLRGEYKGKLLVAVTQDATNKILPIAYAIVDEETIFSWSWFMEQLRYNVALDRHPICVIFDCHNGIIYTMTHFDYWEEPLAYHRFCLRHVRSNLITHFKGLHLKKLCWAMGRARQLHKWRMFKRELRSMFPDA